One Pseudoalteromonas sp. UG3-2 DNA window includes the following coding sequences:
- a CDS encoding efflux RND transporter permease subunit — translation MRITDTAVKRPIFAIVINLLLLTFGLVAFSMLPLREYPDIESPIVSVSTNYTGASAEVVETKITQVLENRISGIEGIKSITSSSRNGRSNITIEFTISRDIDAAANDVRERVSRALDRLPEQVRPPEVSKSNSDESPIAWFVLNSETMDTLQLSDYAQRFIVDRLAVVDGVSNVRIGGERQYAMKIWLDRKAMAARGITSGDIEQVLRRENVELPAGEIESIDRDFSVRIARSYKTQKDFDNLVIKRGEQGYLVRLGEVADVQLEAADDESTFRGNGRNMIGMGIVKQAKANTLEVVDNARKELEKIKRNLPEGTTIQDSYDSSVFIRESITEVYRTLAIAMALVVLVIYIFLGNIRATLIPAVTVPVALIATFMFLLAMGYSINLLTLLALVLAIGLVVDDAIVMLENIYRRIELGEPKLLAAYRGAREVGFAIIATTLVLVSVFIPLVFMDGRIGALFTEFAFAVSAAVLFSSITALTLSPALCSKVLKPSSSESRFSQWMDRQFSRLEQGYRRVLQDNLTRKYSLIVMLILAGFTSYSLFQQIPSELTPKEDRGTFFVMMNGPEGASYENNAANMAKIEQQLLPYVESKELSRVLVRVPGWGGQGGVAIVGMPDWDERKRSTWEVMGEISGKMQGITDIRAFAIMRRGIGGGGNSRPIEFVLQGNDYDELVDWRDRILERARENKGLVRLDHDYKETFPQFLVSIDKTKAADLGVSVSAIGQTLETMLGQRRVTTFIDRGEEYDVILKGTKSDFAAPNNIADIYVKSRTAELVPLDSLISIKEEATASRLNRYNRMRAITITANLAGDYTLAEALEFLNKVAAEENDIDGAVDYKGESQLFYEGASAMTYVFILALTVTFLVLAAQFESFVHPLVIMLTVPLGLVGAMYGLFLTDSTLNIYSQIGIVMLIGLSAKNGILIVEFANQLRDKGLAFEQAVIDAAAQRLRPIIMTSLTTVMSSIPLVLASGPGSESRMVIGIVIFAGVSVATILTLFVIPTAYTLLARNTRSPEVTAKQLAAQSQQFPEQER, via the coding sequence GTGAGGATCACAGACACAGCCGTAAAACGCCCCATTTTCGCCATTGTAATTAACTTACTGTTACTCACTTTTGGCTTAGTCGCCTTTTCAATGTTACCACTGCGGGAATACCCCGACATAGAAAGCCCAATAGTGAGTGTCAGTACTAACTATACGGGGGCCTCTGCTGAGGTAGTAGAAACCAAAATCACCCAAGTGCTAGAAAATCGTATTTCCGGTATCGAAGGGATAAAAAGCATCACCTCTAGTAGCCGCAATGGTCGCTCTAATATCACCATTGAGTTCACTATCTCTCGTGACATTGATGCCGCCGCGAACGATGTCCGTGAGCGGGTATCACGCGCTCTAGACCGACTACCAGAGCAAGTAAGACCGCCAGAAGTCTCTAAGTCGAACAGTGATGAAAGCCCCATTGCTTGGTTTGTACTGAACAGCGAAACCATGGATACCTTACAACTGTCTGATTATGCCCAGCGTTTTATTGTCGACCGATTGGCGGTAGTCGATGGTGTATCGAATGTGCGCATTGGCGGTGAACGCCAGTATGCTATGAAAATCTGGCTCGACCGCAAGGCCATGGCCGCTCGGGGGATCACCAGTGGCGATATAGAACAAGTACTGCGCCGTGAAAACGTCGAGCTCCCCGCCGGTGAAATCGAATCGATTGATCGTGACTTCTCGGTGCGCATCGCCCGCAGCTACAAAACCCAAAAAGACTTCGATAACTTGGTGATTAAGCGTGGTGAACAAGGCTATTTGGTGCGCTTAGGAGAAGTGGCCGACGTGCAGCTTGAAGCCGCCGACGATGAAAGTACTTTTCGTGGTAATGGCCGTAATATGATTGGCATGGGGATAGTGAAGCAAGCCAAAGCCAATACCCTAGAAGTGGTGGATAACGCCAGAAAAGAGCTAGAAAAGATTAAGCGCAATCTACCAGAAGGCACCACCATTCAAGACAGCTACGACTCTTCGGTGTTTATTCGCGAATCCATTACCGAAGTGTACCGCACTTTGGCCATTGCCATGGCTTTGGTAGTGCTGGTTATCTATATTTTCTTGGGTAACATTCGCGCCACCCTGATCCCAGCCGTCACGGTGCCCGTTGCGCTCATTGCTACTTTTATGTTTTTACTTGCCATGGGCTATTCAATTAACTTATTGACCTTGCTAGCGCTGGTATTAGCCATCGGCTTAGTGGTGGATGACGCCATCGTAATGTTGGAAAACATTTATCGCCGCATTGAACTGGGAGAGCCGAAATTGTTGGCGGCCTACCGCGGCGCTCGGGAGGTTGGCTTTGCCATTATTGCCACGACCCTAGTGCTGGTGTCAGTGTTTATCCCACTGGTGTTTATGGACGGTCGTATTGGTGCGTTATTTACTGAATTTGCCTTTGCAGTGAGTGCTGCAGTGCTCTTTTCTAGTATTACGGCATTAACTCTCTCCCCAGCATTGTGCTCTAAAGTACTCAAACCCAGTAGCTCTGAAAGCCGCTTTAGTCAGTGGATGGACCGTCAATTTTCGCGTCTAGAACAAGGCTACCGCCGCGTTTTACAAGACAATTTAACGCGTAAATATAGCCTCATTGTAATGCTCATTCTCGCCGGTTTTACCAGCTACAGTTTGTTCCAGCAGATCCCCTCGGAACTGACTCCAAAAGAAGACCGTGGTACTTTCTTTGTGATGATGAACGGGCCAGAGGGCGCCAGCTATGAGAATAACGCCGCCAATATGGCTAAAATCGAACAGCAATTGCTGCCCTATGTTGAATCAAAAGAGCTGAGCCGCGTTTTAGTGCGCGTACCCGGTTGGGGTGGCCAAGGTGGTGTGGCTATTGTGGGCATGCCTGATTGGGATGAACGCAAACGTTCTACTTGGGAAGTCATGGGTGAGATCAGCGGCAAAATGCAAGGCATCACCGATATTCGTGCTTTCGCGATTATGCGCCGTGGTATCGGTGGCGGAGGCAACTCACGCCCCATTGAGTTTGTCTTACAAGGCAACGATTACGATGAGCTGGTTGACTGGCGTGACCGCATCTTAGAACGTGCCAGAGAGAACAAAGGCTTGGTTCGTCTCGACCATGACTACAAGGAAACTTTCCCGCAATTTTTAGTCAGCATCGATAAAACCAAAGCTGCTGATTTAGGTGTGTCGGTCAGTGCCATCGGGCAAACATTGGAAACCATGTTGGGCCAACGCCGTGTCACTACCTTTATCGACCGCGGGGAAGAATACGACGTGATCCTTAAAGGCACCAAGAGTGACTTTGCCGCCCCTAATAATATTGCCGATATTTATGTCAAATCCCGCACTGCAGAGTTAGTGCCATTAGACAGTTTGATCAGCATAAAAGAAGAAGCCACGGCATCGCGCCTTAACCGTTACAACCGCATGCGAGCCATCACCATCACAGCCAATCTCGCTGGTGATTATACCTTAGCGGAAGCCTTAGAGTTTCTTAATAAGGTCGCCGCTGAAGAGAACGATATCGATGGTGCCGTTGACTACAAGGGCGAATCACAACTCTTTTATGAAGGCGCTTCGGCCATGACCTACGTGTTTATTTTAGCGTTGACAGTGACCTTCTTAGTACTTGCGGCACAGTTTGAAAGCTTTGTTCACCCGCTGGTGATCATGCTCACGGTCCCGCTTGGGTTGGTCGGTGCCATGTATGGGCTTTTCCTAACCGACAGTACCCTGAATATTTACAGTCAAATTGGTATTGTTATGTTGATCGGCTTAAGCGCTAAAAACGGCATTCTTATTGTGGAGTTTGCCAACCAACTGCGCGATAAAGGCTTGGCATTTGAACAGGCGGTGATAGATGCCGCTGCACAACGTTTACGACCGATTATTATGACCTCGTTAACCACCGTGATGAGCTCAATCCCCTTGGTGCTGGCTTCGGGCCCGGGCTCTGAAAGCCGCATGGTGATTGGTATTGTGATCTTCGCTGGCGTGAGTGTGGCGACCATACTAACCTTATTTGTGATCCCAACGGCTTACACCCTGCTGGCCAGAAACACACGCTCGCCAGAGGTAACCGCTAAGCAGTTGGCAGCACAATCGCAGCAATTTCCAGAGCAGGAGAGATAA
- a CDS encoding efflux RND transporter periplasmic adaptor subunit: protein MRHQTGKALFPFIIVVLIAISGYLYLPQSQGQPTRGSGSATAVKAHTVTTEQRTIAVNSIGSARANQAINVTSAQSDYITALYFDDGDVVKRGDKLAQLRDDEEQLDIKALKVTLKEEIRQLKRLKNLAQTQSAARSQLEAQSAKVDMLTAQLEATKTKLAELSIYAPFDGLLGTRNVSIGSFVNNNTVLTTLDDISIIKVDFQVPEKYLAQLAIGMQVNATSEAYPGETFSGEVSHIDPRINEQTRSVRVTASFDNAEHRLRPGMLLHVALELETLTALLIPEKSIIPRQDKHFVFVINEQGTAQQREVQLQTRFSGWVAINKGLQEGQQVVTEGTLKIRSGSKVKVKG, encoded by the coding sequence ATGCGTCATCAAACAGGAAAAGCACTCTTCCCTTTTATTATCGTTGTGCTGATTGCCATAAGCGGCTATCTGTATTTACCACAATCACAAGGTCAACCTACTCGAGGGAGTGGCTCTGCTACGGCAGTTAAGGCACACACGGTCACCACCGAGCAGCGCACCATTGCGGTCAACTCTATTGGCTCAGCTAGGGCAAATCAAGCGATAAATGTCACCAGCGCCCAAAGCGATTACATTACCGCCTTGTATTTTGATGATGGTGACGTGGTTAAGCGAGGCGACAAGCTCGCTCAACTCAGAGATGACGAAGAGCAGCTCGACATCAAAGCCTTGAAAGTGACGCTCAAAGAAGAGATCCGCCAACTTAAGCGACTTAAGAATCTGGCACAAACTCAATCTGCGGCGCGCTCACAACTGGAAGCACAATCGGCAAAAGTGGATATGTTGACGGCGCAGTTAGAAGCGACCAAAACCAAATTGGCTGAACTGTCTATCTACGCGCCATTCGATGGCTTACTGGGCACTAGAAATGTCTCCATTGGTAGCTTCGTTAATAATAACACCGTGCTCACCACCCTTGATGACATCAGCATCATTAAGGTCGACTTTCAAGTTCCAGAAAAGTACCTAGCGCAACTGGCCATAGGCATGCAAGTGAATGCCACCAGTGAAGCATACCCAGGAGAAACGTTCAGCGGCGAAGTATCACATATCGACCCACGCATTAATGAACAAACTCGCTCTGTCAGAGTCACCGCCAGTTTTGACAACGCTGAGCACCGTCTGCGCCCAGGTATGCTGCTGCATGTGGCACTTGAACTGGAGACACTGACGGCGTTATTAATCCCAGAAAAAAGCATCATCCCGCGTCAAGACAAGCATTTTGTTTTTGTTATTAATGAGCAAGGCACGGCGCAGCAGCGTGAAGTGCAACTGCAAACCCGCTTTAGTGGCTGGGTGGCAATTAATAAGGGCTTACAAGAAGGCCAGCAAGTTGTCACCGAGGGCACATTGAAAATCCGCTCTGGCTCAAAAGTTAAGGTCAAGGGGTAA
- a CDS encoding DUF2982 domain-containing protein, translated as MLEAKIRATADRHGAEFMLVGGIGLVVIMLFVNLRGTGITILEIFLASAMLVAIFIGFLKSQQPYYSLYLTKHTVRYVHKYGYWCIAHDNLHSCGIPKAHQGLETLELNAVGIKLNNIDEFLADLTPRLAGKLLIEQRHIFLQAVKMHCENGNCPSEWLIEETTYRSKAGVEYTGLMAMFANRMDNLRTVTGYDLLVPAAALDRDIWRFSALLNRWKLNPEEVVKTLVEESTT; from the coding sequence ATGCTTGAAGCGAAAATAAGGGCCACCGCAGACCGTCATGGCGCCGAATTTATGCTGGTGGGTGGCATTGGGTTGGTAGTGATCATGCTATTTGTCAACCTGCGCGGCACAGGGATAACCATTCTAGAGATTTTTCTTGCCAGTGCCATGTTGGTGGCTATTTTTATTGGCTTTTTAAAAAGCCAGCAACCTTATTACAGTTTATATCTTACAAAACATACGGTTAGATATGTGCACAAATATGGGTATTGGTGTATTGCTCACGATAACTTACACTCTTGCGGTATTCCTAAAGCACATCAAGGGCTTGAAACACTTGAGTTAAATGCAGTTGGTATTAAACTTAATAACATTGATGAGTTTCTAGCAGACTTAACCCCTCGGTTAGCGGGAAAATTATTAATAGAACAGCGGCATATTTTTTTACAAGCTGTTAAAATGCATTGCGAAAATGGCAACTGCCCGTCCGAATGGCTTATTGAAGAAACGACATACCGTTCCAAAGCTGGCGTAGAATATACTGGACTGATGGCAATGTTTGCGAATCGAATGGACAATTTAAGAACAGTGACAGGTTATGACCTTTTGGTCCCGGCTGCAGCTTTAGATAGGGACATTTGGCGATTTTCAGCGTTGTTAAACCGCTGGAAACTTAATCCAGAAGAGGTGGTAAAAACATTGGTAGAAGAATCAACCACCTAA